A genomic window from Salvia miltiorrhiza cultivar Shanhuang (shh) chromosome 5, IMPLAD_Smil_shh, whole genome shotgun sequence includes:
- the LOC130986505 gene encoding protein ESMERALDA 1-like isoform X2, translating to MKPYKFPSSGNCSPRSPPASPRPRSRSPRYRHRSGKPVRPASKSLAQRLGWLLLSLLLKRQGLFLFAPLLYLSVMLFYMGTVPYDIVPVSKLRHPPGSLYRSPQLYAKLRSEMDSDNSSVDAISTIWKNSYKGGEWRPCIKKSSGGLPESNGYIYVEANGGLNQQRTSICNAVAVAAYLNATLIIPYFHFHSIWRDSRIIRLSPFANRLSTDAPPAVQRLRCLTNYQALNFSDPISTLGKILVERMKKHSAKNGGKYVSVHLRFEEDMVAFSCCVYDGGEQEKIDMDAARERGWKGKFTKPGRIIIPGAIRLNGSCPLTPLEVGLMLRGMGFGKSTSVYLASGKIYNYEKYMAPLLEMFPLLQTKETLASAEELAPFKNYSSRMAAIDYTVCLHSEVFVPTQGGNFLQVLLGHRRYLYGGHSRTIRPDKRKLAVLFDNPNIGWKNFKKQMVNMRANSVSKGLQLKRASDSIYSFPCPDCMCKADKSEDARSPSVT from the exons ATGAAACCGTACAAATTCCCCAGCAGCGGAAATTGCAGCCCGAGATCGCCGCCGGCGTCTCCCCGGCCGCGCAGCCGCTCTCCGCGCTACCGCCACCGTTCCGGAAAGCCAGTCCGGCCAGCTTCTAAATCACTCGCTCAGCGGCTCGGGTGGCTCCTGCTCTCCCTACTGCTCAAGCGCCAGGGCCTCTTTCTCTTTGCTCCCCTGCTTTACCTTTCGGTCATGTTGTTCTACATGGGAACGGTGCCGTATGATATTGTCCCCGTTTCTAAGCTGAGGCATCCTCCCGGCTCCCTTTATAGAAGCCCGCAGCTCTACGCCAAGCTCCGATCCGAGATGGACTCTGATAATTCGTCTGTTGACGCG ATATCCACCATATGGAAAAACTCTTATAAAGGCGGTGAGTGGAGACCATGCATCAAAAAGTCATCAGGAG GCTTACCCGAGTCAAAtggatatatatatgttgagGCCAACGGTGGTTTGAATCAGCAGAGAACATCG ATATGCAATGCTGTGGCTGTGGCTGCCTACCTGAATGCAACTCTTATAATTCCATATTTCCATTTCCATAGTATTTGGAGAGATTCAAG GATCATAAGGTTGTCACCCTTTGCAAATCGGCTATCCACTGATGCTCCTCCAGCTGTACAACGACTTAGATGCTTGACAAATTATCAAGCACTAAATTTTTCAGATCCTATATCAACTCTTGGTAAAATTTTGGTGGAAAGAATGAAAAAGCACAGTGCAAAAAATGGTGGCAAATATGTATCTGTGCATCTTCGATTTGAGGAG GATATGGTCGCTTTCTCTTGTTGTGTATATGACGGCGGAGAGCAAGAAAAAATAGACATGGATGCTGCTAGAGAAAGAGGTTGGAAAGGAAAATTTACTAAACCAGGTCGAATCATAATTCCTGGAGCAATCAGATTAAATGGAAGTTGTCCCTTAACACCTTTAGAg GTAGGTCTTATGCTGAGGGGTATGGGCTTTGGGAAAAGCACTTCTGTCTATCTTGCATCCGGGAAGATATATAACTATGAGAAGTATATGGCTCCTCTGCTGGAAATGTTTCCATTATTACAAACTAAAGAAACACTGGCGTCTGCTGAGGAACTAGCTCCATTTAAG AATTACTCTTCCAGAATGGCTGCTATAGACTACACTGTGTGCCTTCACAGTGAAGTTTTTGTACCAACTCAAGGTGGGAACTTTCTGCAAGTACTGCTCGGGCATCGAAGATACTTGTATGGTGGACATTCCAGGACAATCAGGCCAGATAAGCGGAAGTTGGCAGTGTTATTTGACAATCCAAATATCGG GTGGAAAAACTTCAAGAAGCAGATGGTAAATATGCGAGCAAATAGTGTCTCAAAAGGGTTGCAGTTGAAGAGAGCGAGTGATTCGATATATTCATTCCCTTGTCCAGATTGCATGTGCAAAGCAGACAAGAGCGAAGATGCAAGATCACCATCAGTAACGTGA
- the LOC130986505 gene encoding protein ESMERALDA 1-like isoform X1 has product MKPYKFPSSGNCSPRSPPASPRPRSRSPRYRHRSGKPVRPASKSLAQRLGWLLLSLLLKRQGLFLFAPLLYLSVMLFYMGTVPYDIVPVSKLRHPPGSLYRSPQLYAKLRSEMDSDNSSVDAISTIWKNSYKGGEWRPCIKKSSGGLPESNGYIYVEANGGLNQQRTSICNAVAVAAYLNATLIIPYFHFHSIWRDSSKFNDIYDEELFIKTLERDVQIVKTIPGYIMERFDHNLSNVYNFRIQAWSSINYYRDIVLPKLLEEKIIRLSPFANRLSTDAPPAVQRLRCLTNYQALNFSDPISTLGKILVERMKKHSAKNGGKYVSVHLRFEEDMVAFSCCVYDGGEQEKIDMDAARERGWKGKFTKPGRIIIPGAIRLNGSCPLTPLEVGLMLRGMGFGKSTSVYLASGKIYNYEKYMAPLLEMFPLLQTKETLASAEELAPFKNYSSRMAAIDYTVCLHSEVFVPTQGGNFLQVLLGHRRYLYGGHSRTIRPDKRKLAVLFDNPNIGWKNFKKQMVNMRANSVSKGLQLKRASDSIYSFPCPDCMCKADKSEDARSPSVT; this is encoded by the exons ATGAAACCGTACAAATTCCCCAGCAGCGGAAATTGCAGCCCGAGATCGCCGCCGGCGTCTCCCCGGCCGCGCAGCCGCTCTCCGCGCTACCGCCACCGTTCCGGAAAGCCAGTCCGGCCAGCTTCTAAATCACTCGCTCAGCGGCTCGGGTGGCTCCTGCTCTCCCTACTGCTCAAGCGCCAGGGCCTCTTTCTCTTTGCTCCCCTGCTTTACCTTTCGGTCATGTTGTTCTACATGGGAACGGTGCCGTATGATATTGTCCCCGTTTCTAAGCTGAGGCATCCTCCCGGCTCCCTTTATAGAAGCCCGCAGCTCTACGCCAAGCTCCGATCCGAGATGGACTCTGATAATTCGTCTGTTGACGCG ATATCCACCATATGGAAAAACTCTTATAAAGGCGGTGAGTGGAGACCATGCATCAAAAAGTCATCAGGAG GCTTACCCGAGTCAAAtggatatatatatgttgagGCCAACGGTGGTTTGAATCAGCAGAGAACATCG ATATGCAATGCTGTGGCTGTGGCTGCCTACCTGAATGCAACTCTTATAATTCCATATTTCCATTTCCATAGTATTTGGAGAGATTCAAG CAAATTCAATGATATATATGATGAAGAACTTTTTATAAAGACGCTGGAACGTGATGTTCAAATAGTGAAGACCATTCCAGGATACATAATGGAGCGGTTTGACCATAACTTGAGCAACGTATACAACTTCAGGATACAAGCATGGTCATCAATAAATTACTACAGGGATATAGTTCTTCCAAAGCTGCTTGAAGAAAA GATCATAAGGTTGTCACCCTTTGCAAATCGGCTATCCACTGATGCTCCTCCAGCTGTACAACGACTTAGATGCTTGACAAATTATCAAGCACTAAATTTTTCAGATCCTATATCAACTCTTGGTAAAATTTTGGTGGAAAGAATGAAAAAGCACAGTGCAAAAAATGGTGGCAAATATGTATCTGTGCATCTTCGATTTGAGGAG GATATGGTCGCTTTCTCTTGTTGTGTATATGACGGCGGAGAGCAAGAAAAAATAGACATGGATGCTGCTAGAGAAAGAGGTTGGAAAGGAAAATTTACTAAACCAGGTCGAATCATAATTCCTGGAGCAATCAGATTAAATGGAAGTTGTCCCTTAACACCTTTAGAg GTAGGTCTTATGCTGAGGGGTATGGGCTTTGGGAAAAGCACTTCTGTCTATCTTGCATCCGGGAAGATATATAACTATGAGAAGTATATGGCTCCTCTGCTGGAAATGTTTCCATTATTACAAACTAAAGAAACACTGGCGTCTGCTGAGGAACTAGCTCCATTTAAG AATTACTCTTCCAGAATGGCTGCTATAGACTACACTGTGTGCCTTCACAGTGAAGTTTTTGTACCAACTCAAGGTGGGAACTTTCTGCAAGTACTGCTCGGGCATCGAAGATACTTGTATGGTGGACATTCCAGGACAATCAGGCCAGATAAGCGGAAGTTGGCAGTGTTATTTGACAATCCAAATATCGG GTGGAAAAACTTCAAGAAGCAGATGGTAAATATGCGAGCAAATAGTGTCTCAAAAGGGTTGCAGTTGAAGAGAGCGAGTGATTCGATATATTCATTCCCTTGTCCAGATTGCATGTGCAAAGCAGACAAGAGCGAAGATGCAAGATCACCATCAGTAACGTGA
- the LOC130986505 gene encoding protein ESMERALDA 1-like isoform X3 — MKPYKFPSSGNCSPRSPPASPRPRSRSPRYRHRSGKPVRPASKSLAQRLGWLLLSLLLKRQGLFLFAPLLYLSVMLFYMGTVPYDIVPVSKLRHPPGSLYRSPQLYAKLRSEMDSDNSSVDAISTIWKNSYKGGEWRPCIKKSSGGLPESNGYIYVEANGGLNQQRTSICNAVAVAAYLNATLIIPYFHFHSIWRDSSKFNDIYDEELFIKTLERDVQIVKTIPGYIMERFDHNLSNVYNFRIQAWSSINYYRDIVLPKLLEEKIIRLSPFANRLSTDAPPAVQRLRCLTNYQALNFSDPISTLGKILVERMKKHSAKNGGKYVSVHLRFEEDMVAFSCCVYDGGEQEKIDMDAARERGWKGKFTKPGRIIIPGAIRLNGSCPLTPLEVGLMLRGMGFGKSTSVYLASGKIYNYEKYMAPLLEMFPLLQTKETLASAEELAPFKNGCYRLHCVPSQ, encoded by the exons ATGAAACCGTACAAATTCCCCAGCAGCGGAAATTGCAGCCCGAGATCGCCGCCGGCGTCTCCCCGGCCGCGCAGCCGCTCTCCGCGCTACCGCCACCGTTCCGGAAAGCCAGTCCGGCCAGCTTCTAAATCACTCGCTCAGCGGCTCGGGTGGCTCCTGCTCTCCCTACTGCTCAAGCGCCAGGGCCTCTTTCTCTTTGCTCCCCTGCTTTACCTTTCGGTCATGTTGTTCTACATGGGAACGGTGCCGTATGATATTGTCCCCGTTTCTAAGCTGAGGCATCCTCCCGGCTCCCTTTATAGAAGCCCGCAGCTCTACGCCAAGCTCCGATCCGAGATGGACTCTGATAATTCGTCTGTTGACGCG ATATCCACCATATGGAAAAACTCTTATAAAGGCGGTGAGTGGAGACCATGCATCAAAAAGTCATCAGGAG GCTTACCCGAGTCAAAtggatatatatatgttgagGCCAACGGTGGTTTGAATCAGCAGAGAACATCG ATATGCAATGCTGTGGCTGTGGCTGCCTACCTGAATGCAACTCTTATAATTCCATATTTCCATTTCCATAGTATTTGGAGAGATTCAAG CAAATTCAATGATATATATGATGAAGAACTTTTTATAAAGACGCTGGAACGTGATGTTCAAATAGTGAAGACCATTCCAGGATACATAATGGAGCGGTTTGACCATAACTTGAGCAACGTATACAACTTCAGGATACAAGCATGGTCATCAATAAATTACTACAGGGATATAGTTCTTCCAAAGCTGCTTGAAGAAAA GATCATAAGGTTGTCACCCTTTGCAAATCGGCTATCCACTGATGCTCCTCCAGCTGTACAACGACTTAGATGCTTGACAAATTATCAAGCACTAAATTTTTCAGATCCTATATCAACTCTTGGTAAAATTTTGGTGGAAAGAATGAAAAAGCACAGTGCAAAAAATGGTGGCAAATATGTATCTGTGCATCTTCGATTTGAGGAG GATATGGTCGCTTTCTCTTGTTGTGTATATGACGGCGGAGAGCAAGAAAAAATAGACATGGATGCTGCTAGAGAAAGAGGTTGGAAAGGAAAATTTACTAAACCAGGTCGAATCATAATTCCTGGAGCAATCAGATTAAATGGAAGTTGTCCCTTAACACCTTTAGAg GTAGGTCTTATGCTGAGGGGTATGGGCTTTGGGAAAAGCACTTCTGTCTATCTTGCATCCGGGAAGATATATAACTATGAGAAGTATATGGCTCCTCTGCTGGAAATGTTTCCATTATTACAAACTAAAGAAACACTGGCGTCTGCTGAGGAACTAGCTCCATTTAAG AATGGCTGCTATAGACTACACTGTGTGCCTTCACAGTGA